ACCTTTAAAACTAATAATGGCCAGATTCAAATTAATACCTTTTGCTGAACTTAACAGAAGTCTGGAATACCCCGGTGGAATCACAGCTGgaattttaaataaacactttttatcGTCATCATCCCTCACCTTAATCCTAGAGAAACACAGAGAAAAGACTCTAAACACACAGTGCGACTCATCCTACAGATCCAAATGTGATACTTTCCAAAGAACCAGAGggaataactttatttttatctGGGGAAACCAAAAAGTCATTTAGGTTTTATATACAGAGTTGccacttttataaatacatgttattaataataactagtgatgagtgaatctgtcccattttgcttcgctgaaaaaatttgcaaatctccaaaaaaatttgtgaaacgcattgacaTCAtggggtgtcaaaataattttgacgtgcaacaatttttatgcacatttttgtcctaatgttaagggacgtcaaaattattttgaagcgtaatcatttttttttacatgcacaatTTTtatgtccaaatgaattaaagtcaatgggcatcaaaaaaaaaattagcatttttaggcgcgcaacttttttttgtagcaaatttcTGCAAtagtttcacagaaaaattcgcaggtggcaaagtgcaaagaaaagaaatttgCCGCTAATCCATGCCCGGTGAATACATTCACCAATCACCAATAACAatgaaattataataataatgaacattCCTGTTTCTATTCCATGTGAGTATTTGGTGAGGAACATCTTCATGGCCTGACGGACACTGATATCATCATAGACGGAACCTTTACAAGTAAGATTCAGACATAGCAGCCATTATATAGAACATTCTCCCTCATTCCtgatctctcctccattctccTCTGTCTCCTGGGAATATGTCACTGCCATTGTCTTTTTGTGGTAGAAGAGAAGACACAATATAATGATGAATATAACTCCAGACAATACCAGTctcactgtattttgcacagctcCTGTTTGGTTTCCATCTGGGGAAAGATAATATGAATTAATATCCTTATGGTGAACAAACTGATATTAAGGAAAATTATCGGTACCAAGGCCTTGAAGATGCTGAGGTATTCCAAATAACTTAAAGAATTAGGTAAATCTTCTTTGAGAAcatattaacaaataaataaatgtatggacACGATGCCCATATGATTCCAGTGATCCGTTGAGAACCATGCCTAAATGCTATTTATTGTATTGTGAATCATGGAAGAAGCACAAcatagaaaatgaataaatctgctcctgagtTTAGTATTCCAAAGGGGAATGGTTTGCTCCAACCCCAATAAAACAGCAGTTTCAGGCAAAAAGACACCCAGCACACAATCTTGGCATGACATTTCTGCCCCAGTAGGAATTGTAGCTCAGGGATATCACTTGTTACTGTAAGAGCCCAATATAAACATTAATGTGCAGTGGGTTTGAGTGAAGCATCTGGCACAAGCAGCCACATTATTTCCCCAATAAAGAATGAAATGAATGATTTGTGTTCCTTGTGTGCAACAACTTTGTCAATAAAGTCTGATTCTGCTTTAGTTAAACATATGGATATTTCTGATTAAACACTTGTTTACTTACAGTTAGAGGCGCTTGTTTAGCTACAGAGACCTGTCTCTTGCTGGAGTTCTTACAACAACATATTAAACTAGAATCAACTACTACAAGTTAACCTACTATATGGAAAATATTGAAGCTGTTTAGCACCTGACAcctgaaaagtaatttaaacaacAGGTGTAGCACTCTACTTTTGTGTGGAATTCCCTtcaggagctgcagtatttctggtcaggtgatctcttcctgttacagttagagctgcagtatttatggtcaggtgatctcttcctgttacagttagagctgcagtatttctggtcaggtgatctcttcctgttacagttagagctgcagtatttctggtcaggtgatgtcttcctgttacagttagagctgcagtatttctggtcaggtgatctcttcctgttatagttagagctgcagtatttctggtcaggtgatctcttcctgttgcagttagagctgcagtatttctggtcagatgatctcttcctgttacagttagagctgcagtatttatggtcaggtgatctcttcctgttacagttagagctgcagtatttatggtcaggtgatctcttcctgttacagttagagctgcagtatttctggtcaggtgatgtcttcctgttacagttagagctgcagtatttctggtcaggtgatctcttcctgttatagttagagctgcagtatttctggtcaggtgatctcttcctgttgcagttagagctgcagtatttctggtcagatgatctcttcctgttacagttagagctgcagtatttatggtcaggtgatctcttcctgttacagtaagagctgcagtatttctggtcaggtgatctctgaggcagcacccagaccatcacaaaatgtcaGCTCagggtaagagatgtaaaagggcaatattaacttaaatatatattccagttttggaAGATTTGTTAATATACCACTTACTATGATATAAACTCTCTTGCACAACTATTCATTTTcatggtatagttttcctttaagagcaagAAGAAATTGTACATGAGACAGTGGTTTCCTTAGGGAATGTGAGATCTTGGAAGATAGATTCAAAGAAAAAGACAATGTTACCTGTTGGGTGAAGGAAGCTAAGGTCCTAGCTATGGGCAAGACAAATCAGATCAACTTTAAAGCAACTCTGGTAGGGATAAACCACCCTGTTTTCATATGAAACATAATGATAACTCAAAtagggttaaaacatctttgttctgtcctcactacgtgTTACCCTGGGGTTGTGTGCAGCTTGATATTCAGCCAATTTCCTTCCTTCATGAATTCACCGAGACAGATTAATGAGATTCAGTTTAATCAACAAAGGGGAAGGTGTGAggctgaagaaaataaaaaacagggTTTAGTGAAGCTGTACAGTATGGCATAGCTTCAGAAAATACAGTAAACACTGTATAAAGTACattgaatagtgatgagcgaatctgtcctgacAAATTTTTACgcgtgcaattttttttctcactccaaatgcattaaagtcaatgggcgttattGCTGTGgccactttttttgtctctgcaactttttttgttgcggcagtttcattaaaaaaatgtgtggttgGCTAAATATGCAAAActaactaaataactaaatacaCATAAGGTGGAAAGCATCTGTGAAAGAGTAAGGCCTAGATGCCTGGTCGTTTATAGGGTGCCATATAACAGTTACATACAAAGAAAGTACAAAAGGGAAATAACTATTTATATTTCTAAACCAGAGCTGAGGATAAGTACTAcctaccaacgatgctaccaTGAGTCTGGAAGGATAGAAATAGTGTAGAAGGAATAATACCTGGGCTGTTAACAGTATGAAGATGAGAGCAATACTAATCATTTCCTGAATTATACATGGTCATATGGTGGGGGTATGGAAAGTAAAGAAAAAGAATTTtcataacaataaatataaaccacTAGTTAAACCAGTAGGTGGTGCTATGCAAACAATCAACCACTGCTGGGGGCATAACAATCTTATATAAGGCACACTTTGAGTACTGATCCCATGTTAGATGAATACGTCAATTTATAAAAAACAAGAACTTTGAAGAACATGCTGTCCCCCTGTAATATGGGCAAGAAATTGCAAGACTGAAGGTCATTTGGTCTAAATGACAAGTGTAAATGTgctaatatgaataaaaattatGTATCTTGCCACTTTGTGTTGTCCATATGTTGCAattaaccacatgaagctcattGAACTTCTATTCCTTACATGTTGTACATAACTGGATGTTTGTGAGTGGCCTTTTTGGTTTCTTTTGACCTCTTAATAAACAAATTACACCTTATGGGGCTTTATATAGTTTAtaggggttatgtactaaaatctgaccaaactgaaatccacaatttacccttatgtATCATATCatcatacaaaacccagcacagacaataatatcttcaaattgcaaataggacctctgccattgacttctacaggacctcaacaggttgaagatggagtattttcagattctgactttttgcagcctcgcggtataataaacctcaaaaaaattgatttttcttcCACTTAAAATTgaattgtatagtaaaaaaaaccttgagtttATACATTTGGTCactaataaatactaataatttATAACTCCCTATATGTGATATGTGACTTCATGGTGGAGTATTTGAACATTCCCACGCATATGATGATGGAGTGAATCAGAGCACCGTGTttccccatatttttttaaattgccctgtTTTTGGTTGAAATTTTGTGAGTAGGCTGAACCACTGCAGCTCTGTAGTCTCCCTGTGTGAGCTGAGCTCtgtgtcacatgttatggtcatgtgatctccttcTGTCCAAGGGTATTGATTCAGAGGTACTTGTGGGGTGCTAAACAGCTctgtaactaaataaataataaatgtttttcatgtcaGTCTGTGAACTCTTATATCTTTGGAACAGCAGCTTTACCATTAGTGGGTACATCTTTGTAACACTACCAGCTGGATTTTGTACCTCACAGGTATAATTCCAAGAATCCTATAGGATTCCTATagctgagctgaggggactccatattggttggataaacTGAATCTCTGCaaattgtgcccatttctgtagaaaaccCCGATGATATTTATTGCCCATAgacagtgatgagtgaatttattcaccaggcatgtaTTTGGAGCGAATTTCAAAGTTTCACTGaccgcaaatgtttttgcaaaactgctgtgaaaattcaacgacgcatcaaaattattcagatgcccattgactttaatgcatttggacaaaatagtcgcacgtataaaaagttttaaaattttgtcacccattgacttcaatgccttttttgcaaatttttcactctTTCGTggattttttcgccatttcatgaatttttaagTAAAGCAATATGGGacagattcgaccatcactacccATAAAGTATTGATccaacttaggggcaaattcactaagtgcctaagcgccgaacgctagcgttaattccctagcgtttggcattttcgttactgcgcaaattcactaacgaacgctggcgtagtttcgctagtgttacttcgcacccttacgcctggcgaattttcactagcgacgtaactacgcaaattcactaacgcgcagtgtactgaacgctaccttttacgctagacttccttcatcacctcagaccaggcgaagcgcaatagagtagatagggattgtttcaaaaaaaggcaaaatgttttataagccccaaaaaacgctggcgtgttttctacattatgggtgataggctgaaaaagatcgaaaaattttttggggctcccctccttcccccctacatttcctgactcatggcaacttacctagacagtgggcacatgcgtagggcaaaataacatttttatttgatgttttgaagcttttctagccatttgtagtgctgatacgtattcctccattgaaatttgaatttggcaccgtatgcaaattagccttcactagcgtaacttcgctttacttagcgaatcaacgctagcgcaacttcgcaatcttacgctacccctgagcgcaacttcggattttagtgaatttgcggagcgctggcgaaactacgcctggcgaagtgtggcgcaacttcgaatcttagtgaatttgccccttagtgagaCTAGGAGGCTGAAATTATGTAATTGTGGGAGAGGTAGTGTAGCCCCTGTGGGTGACAGTGTAtcatgtagatcagtgatccctaaccagtagctcacgagcaacatgttgctcaccaaccccttgtatgttgctcccagtgctttcttttaaattccaggtttggaggcaagttttggttgtataaaaacctggtgtacttccaaatagagcctcctgtagtctgccagtccaatcaccaaatagccaatcacagcccttatttggcacccaggaactttttgcatgaatatgttgctccccaattctttttatttttgaatgtggctcataggtaaaaaaggttggggacccttgatgTACAGTAgatcattagggatgtcgcggactgttcggcggcgaacttgttcgcgcgaacatcggctgttcgcgtccgccgcaagttcgcgaacggcgcgcgacgttcgccaataggcgttcgcgtcaaaatcgttcgaccattcgaccattcgatcgctaaaatcgaacgattttcgttcgattcgaacgaaaatcgttcgatcgaacgattaaaatccttcgatcgttcgaatcgaacgattttcggatgttcgaagttcgcgaactgttcgcattttttgccggtgttcgcgaacggcgttcgcgaacacattatcggcggttcgctacatccctatagatcATGAGATCATGTACCAAAGGGTAAATAGAAGTTTGGTATCAGAGTATCAGGTAGTTGTTCCACCTTGGATTTCTTTAGGAAGAGGGTATTGTGGGTGGAAGGGAAAGCTCACCTCCATACATTCACAAATTTAGTGGccagataataaaaatatatattgggtgCTGCCAAACAACCTCCATCCACTGTGTATTGCAGAGAGAGTAAATATATTGAAGGTGCAAAGGTGGATCAGTAGAGGGTGGTAACCAATGAACTAAGAGAAAAACCCTCGGGGTATCAAAACTGGGGGCTGTCTAAACAAGTAAACACATTTGGCAAGCGTAATCATTTTATATAAGTTGATTCTATCAAGTGTTGTTAGTGGGAGATTGCTCCAAACTTACGGCTTAGTCTCTAGAAGGGTCAATAAGAGGACAATGTTTAGCTCCAGGTATTTGTATGGGTTTTGGAGAACTTTTaacttttagggctattccacacggggagatagccacgcgtttgcggtcgcggcgacaaagcgccgcgccagtcgccgcgaccggcgcaggcgacagttttgtatgggcgcctatgtaaaaacgcctgtgctaaccacacgaggcgatgcgcttttcaacagtcgcctgaaaatgcctcgccaggctttttcaggcgactgttgaaaagcgcatcgcctcgtgtggttagcacaggcgtttttacataggcgcccatacaaaactgtcgcctgcgccggtcgcagcgactggcgcggcgctttgtcgccgcgaccgcaaacgcgtggctatctccccgtgtggactagccctaaaggctACTGCCTTTTGAAgtggtttttctttcttttttaatcaaTGTGGTTATGTTATGGTGGCGATTAAGGGTCTAATTGCTCAAGTTCATTCTCATACTTGTCCCTATTACATCTGTTCTAtacaaactctaaggggccgttgatttgtgtttttttaggcaaAGTCAGTTCCTTCACAGTTTAGGGCATTGTTAACATACAAGACCACAGTCCTGGTTACCCTGTCTTCTccagctttgtggtgtcccagggatataAAACATTAGGCAGCAGTTTTGGGACAATTCcaccatttttaattaaattttctctcctttttctcaTGAACTTGAGCAAATTGGTTGAATAATTTAtcctaatatatataaatatatatatataaacggtTACTGATTCCTCTTCTACTTATTTATTAGAATCAATTTGGGAAGTAAATCCTATTAATTTCCTATTGAACTGCACTTTAGATTGATTATTATCAAATTAGTTGATGAATTTTAATGAATTGATTTATGCACTTTAGGTTCACAATTAAGGAATTATTATCTATTAAGCCTTGGAAGAAATCAATAGATTGtctttttaattagaattatCAATTATCTCAATCAATGAATTGGTAtgattgcactgcactttagataTATAATTGAATTATAAGCATTTGCATTTTGTACACCATTATGGTGGGGTAATTAGTGTCATTACAACTAAGAATTAATTGATGTGTTACTTACAAATAGAAGAGAAATAGTTTTTAAGTAACTCTTTAAATGTGAAAACTGGTTACAAGTGGGTTCCTTTTCATTTCTCTAAAAAGGATTTGGTGAACTGTaaacaaaagttatttaaaagtGGAGGATCACTGTAAATCTGCCTGAAAATGATGTGCATCTCCATGAAAGGAGTCAATAGGGAAGATCAGAGATTTATTGCAGTTTAGTGTCAAACTGGAGTAACCTTATTATATGGGCCATTGGATTATGATATAAGGCAGGGACCCATTTTCTGAAATTGGTTACAATGACTATTTTTGTTAAAGTGGCCCAAAATAAATTCCATTCAACagagtcaaatgctttttcattatCCAATGTGATCAATATCAATGGTCAGAATTCTCATGTTCTGCTACAAAATACTGGTTGCTTTAAGCAATTATTTCTGGTTGCTTAAAAACACTGTGTCACTTATATTGCTATTGTAACTGTTAATAAatcatgattatttttttttgccactggcCCCATCTGAATGATTTAGGCCTTACAGAGCTCACATCATTTAATCAGTTTAAGTGAACAACTAAACGTTTTATCTGCAGCCATATTATAGGAATGGAGTAACATTCAAATATTGGCAATAATATTTCAATTTGATtagtttgcaaataaaataataatgatccTTGCTCACCCTGTATCTCAACAGTCATAACATTActcctcttcctcacactgccggttggagtttgtacctcacaggtataattcccagaatcctccagctgagctgaggggactccatattggttggataaactgaatccctgcacattgtgcccatttctgtagaaaacaaactgcagctctgtagtctctctgtgtgggctgagctttgtgtcacatgttatgTTTATTTGATTTCCTTCTGTCCAAGAGTATAGATCCACAGTTATTTGGGGGGTACTGAACAGCTCTGTAACATGAAAAAGAGAATAGGAAAATATaacaaaattcaataaaaaatacgTTTGTGTATATATTCATTTGTCCGACACTAATGAGCATTAGAATAATATCTTGCACATGCACTAGTATATATGTAGTAGCATATCTGGCTTTGTTACATTGGATGTTTTGTTGAAGTTTACATCTAATGTAAATCCcctcctttgtaattttaaaagtGCATAAATATAGCCGACACATTGATATTAACCTTACCAGactccaagaatgctttgatcAGCGCTCCGCAACGGTAACAGAGGTTTGATGACTCCTTTAGAAGCAAATAGATGTGTTTCCATTGAGTCTCAGACCAATTAGAGGAAACACTGTACCCACAGATTTGTTCTTTCTCTGGGTCCATGGGAATCCCA
The sequence above is a segment of the Xenopus laevis strain J_2021 chromosome 8L, Xenopus_laevis_v10.1, whole genome shotgun sequence genome. Coding sequences within it:
- the LOC121397349 gene encoding Fc receptor-like protein 5, translating into MEMEQNDLILQAPPDVYEGDSLSLRCHCRTGYKTRNTVFYMDNKIIESPVSESELHIGRVDVSASGTYKCESEILNGDTTYGNYKTTSRYISVSELFSTPQITVDLYSWTEGNQINITCDTKLSPHRETTELQFVFYRNGHNVQGFSLSNQYGVPSAQLEDSGNYTCEVQTPTGSVRKRSNVMTVEIQDGNQTGAVQNTVRLVLSGVIFIIILCLLFYHKKTMAVTYSQETEENGGEIRNEGECSI